The DNA window CCAGCCTAGTGGTCTGAAAGTTTACAACCTATGTGATGTGAGACCGAGTAAAAGCAGCAATGATGAGCATCTGCTTATGTTCAGAGTGCCCTCTACAGTTTACAAAGCCCCAAACGCGTTTCTGCTTTACTCTCACAAAGGCTCAGTGAAGTAGGGAGGGAAGGCACACTCatctccattgtacagatgagcaAAGGCAGGCCCAGAGAGAAGGGGCTTGCCCACAGACTGGCACAGATGTAGGTGCCAAGCTTTAAGACCCCCAGCCCAGTACTTGTTCTATGGTTCTGTTTCTTATGATCAGCTGGGCAGAGGAGAAAATCAGAAGCTGGGAATTTGGGGGAGAAAGAATCCCTTCGGACCTggaacttccttccttcctccttctctttctttcttcccttctgctgGGCACTGGGACACCATGATGAACAAGATAAAACCCAGGCCCTCCTAGAGCTCACAGTCCAGTGAGGATAAAGACCTCTAATCAGGCACTTATTAGCTGGGGTACTAGAGCCTCGGTGGGAGGCACAGAGCAGAGATGCCTGACCCAGCCTGGGGGAATCCCGGTGGGCTGCCTGTAGGAAGTGATACCTTGCCTCAGACCGCCTCCATTCCTACTAACCTGGCTTGGTTCTAACCTCATGTGCTCCAGATGGCTGCCTGCTCTCCTGGAAGCTTTAGGTCCTGATGCCCGACATGAGTTATCATGTCCTGTGTGCGGGCCCAGCTCCTGGCTGATGCATAGGGGCACTGAGCAACTCCTGGTGCCTAGTCCAGGACTTCGGCTCCACCCAGATAGGGATGGTAGGTTGGGGGTGAACTCTCCTCAGTGGCATGCACCCTCTTCTGTCTAGGAATCCACCCTGAGTGATGACTCCACACCCCCCAGCAGCAGCCCCAAGATTCCCAGTGGGCCCCGGCAGGAGGTCAAATGTTCTTACCCCTACCACACGCTGTCTCAGTCTTCAGATGAGGTGAGCAAGGCTGGCCCAGGGTACCCACAGAGTCCTGACCTCTGACTCTGCAAGGTGCTCAGGTCACAAGCCAAGCCTCCCCCTCACTGTCCTTGGTCTCTGCCCAGTTCCTGGATGAACCCCTCCCCCCTGTCCACCATTGGACCAGCCAGCAGGTGGGCCAGTGGCTGCAGAGCCTCAACCTGGAACAGTATGCTGCCGAGTTTGCTGCACGGCAGGTAGACGGGCCACAGCTGTTGCAGTTGGATGGAAGCAAACTAAAGGTGGGTCAGAGCAGAAGGGCCATGACCCAGCCCAGTTACTTGAGGTGACTTTCAAGGATTGGAAGTCCCTGTCCTGACCTTTGACCCTCCAGCCCAGTCTCCTGGGCTGACCTTTTCACTCCATCTGTGGCCACTACCCTGACCTCTGACCTCTAGGCAAGGTCCTTGGTCTAATCTTTTGTGTTGTAGCATGAATCCCTAGTTTGACGTGAAACTCTAGTCCATGACTTCAGTGTGACCTTCAAGCTCCAGTCCTGGTCTCCAGGCTGACCTTGCCCTCTAGGATGACCCTTGATGCATATGAGTTTCCTGGTGTCATGGGAAGCCACATGTCTCCCCCTGGTCAGCTTGGTCTGATTCTGTCTCAGAGGCTGGTGGTAATGGTGGGCAGAGGGAGGATGTAGGGAGGGGGTGGGTGGTCTCTGACCTCTAAGCTGGGAGGTTCCCGGCCTGTCTCCTGCTCTCTGCTGAATTGCTTGGGGGCAGGGATGGTGAAAAGAGCCCCCAGGAAGTCTCTGGAAGTGAGGAGGGTCCTTGGGCACtgactaactgtgtgacctttggcaagtgactccccatctctgggcctcaggagGTTGGGCAGGGCCAGGCCAAGGCTGAAATCCTGAGTGGAGGTATggtaggggaggaggaggaagtgccTAATACCCTCAACCCTCATCTCTCCCAACCACACTCATTCCAAATTCTTGCTCTGGGGGTTCTGATCCACGGGCAGGTCACGGTGTAGGAGGCGGAGGCTCCATTCCAGGGAGGATTCGGAGCTCCAGAGTACACCTGGGGCAAAAGGAGCCTGGGCGTGGGGGGCCAGGACTGGGAAGGTTCTGGGACTCTCTCCCTCACCCTGGACTCCTCCCCAGAGCCTGGGGCTCAGCAACTCGCATGACCGGGCACTGGTGAAGCGCAAGTTGAAGGAGCTGGCAGCGGCGGCCGAGAAGGAGCGCAAGGCCCAGGAGAAGGCTGCACGGCAGCGGGAGAAGCTCCGGCGCCGAGAGCAGGAGGCCAAGAAGAGCTAGGGGAGGGTGCACAGGCGCTGGCGGCCGCTGGCTCGGCGGGCACAGGCCTCACCAGGGAGGCTGGGCCTGGGCGCCGCGCTTGGGCTAGCCTGGTCCCACGATCACGGGCGGACATGCCCTCTCTTACCCTGTCACTTGGTCTGGACCCAGAGCCCCCAGAAAGGGAGACCCCAGGGAGAGGGCCTAGTAATAAATCCTATTTTGAGGACTTGTTTGGCACAGAACTCCTGGGGGAGAAGCAGATGAAGGGGAGAGGGCAGAGAGGCCAGGGCCGAGGCAAGTCTGGGAGCCTGGGTCAGGCTGTCCCACTGCCCTCAGGCCACCGTGCGGCTGGGGTAGAGGGGAGctaggaggcctgcctgcctgcttgcctGCCAGAGGCCCTGAGGCTGGGCCCCAGGGCTCAGAGCTGGGCTGGGCATTTCAGCAGAAGCAGGTGTGGGAGCTGCTCCTCTCCACTCTCCCAGGGGGCTCTGTGGTGGGAGAGCTCTGTCCTGCTCCCCTGAGATGCCAGTGGGCGCTGCAGCAAGTTGCACTCAGGGTAGACTCCCAGCCAAACTCCTCAACAGGAGAGCAGAGAAAGCAGCCTGGGGCGAGTGCAGTCTTTGCCAGGACTCAAGAGGGGAAGATGAACACCCCCTTCTCCCACTCCCCTCCTCTGTCCTGTGGGTTCCAGGGGGCGAGATGACATCCACACAGGTCTGCCTATCAGGGCCCATTCAAAACCTGGTCTTTGACCCATTCTCCAAGCCAGGACTCCCTTCACTTCCTGCTGCTTCCTCAGAGGGCACCTGAGCCCTCTTTGGGAGCTGAGCAAACAGGAGCTGATAGGGACAGAGGACACCACTTCCACCAGCCAAAGCCTAGGAGCTGCTGACCTGGTCAGCTGTCACCCCAGCCAGGCAGAGGGGCAAAACCTGGGGGTCCCTGGCAGCTGCGAGATTGGAAAGGTTCATCAGCACTCCATCTGCCCCAGGCATTGTCAGGGAATCAGTGGGCTCAGAAGTTGGCAGGCAGTGCAAGCTCTGCTTCGCTGGGCCATACTGAGGGCTGGGGCCAGCTCCCTGGATGGGGGTGGAGTCTACCAGCAGCCTGGGGACAGCATGTGTCCTTTTTAGGAAATGTCCTTGGAGGAAGTGTCCATGTGTGGCGCTGGTCAGCAGCTAGCCCCGCTTCCAGGACACTAGTCAGAGTTACCGATGGGGCCGGGGGGCTCCTGCTTGGAAACCCCTCCAGCTCCTCCCATCTGCCCAGAGCGACGGATGGCACCAATGCATGCTGGCTCCCTCATTCCTGCCCAGGGGCTGTGGCTTACAGCCAGCACCCTGTACCTGGGACTCAGTCCTTATCCCCCCTCTGCTATCTGTGCTGGGAGAGGGGCTTCGGAGGGAAACAGATATGAGGACACTGGCaccatctgggcctggtggcagggcCATGGGAGGTTGGAAGGCACCCACGTCCTTAAAGCCATCAGTAGCTACAGTGGGTGCCCACCTGCATGCGAAGGGGAGGCAGTTCTCAATTTATTTCAGTAAACACTTATGATGTGCCAGTGACCAGAATTTGTCTGCTCCAGCTGTTGGGTTGGCCAGATTCTGCTGGGCCCTGAGTGTGGTGGGACAACAGGTCTGTCACCAGGTGCTGGGCCATCCGGCGTTCTGCACGGATGGCTTTGCCCAGTGTTTTACTCACGGTCCTGAGCTGGGCTGGACGTCCCGAGCGCGCATGTGGTGGTCACGGGGCGCTGCAGTGTGCGCGTGTACGTGCGCACGTGTGGGTCCCCTCCCCCAGGGATGCAGCCAGGCCAGTCTCATTCAGTCTCCTCTTTACTGTGGGTGTGGGTGTCACTGTCACTGCCACAGCCACTGGGAGGGACACACAGCTTTAACCCCCGTGTGCTTAGGGGAAGGGTGGGGGCATTCAGGGTTATAAAACTAACTATATACACAGGGTCCTGGGAGAAAGCCACCCTGAGCACACGTGTCTGGGCacagtgggggctgggggctggaacTCAGGCAGGACGGACTGGGCTTGTGGAGGGGTGTGGATGGGCATGAGCACGTGAGGACATGCTGGGAGGGCTCGGGAGGTGGCACAGACATTGCCAAGGCTGCTGCAGGGCCTCGCGCAGCTTGGCTGGGTGGCAAGCTCTGGGTCTAACAAGGTTCCTCCACTTTAGGGTTGGGCCCTGTGAGAGCCACCCCCTCTGCCACCGACCAAAGTCCCGAGTGGAGAGAGAGGCTGCAGGACCAGCCTCATTCCCCACTCACGGGTGTAACCCCTTTCTTCACTCAGTCCCCAGGTCTGGAGGGCACCCAGCCTCTTCAACAGGCCAAGGCCAGGGTGCCTCTGTGGGCTGGGGGAATAAGGCAAGCGGAGCATCCACTTGGAAGGCCTGGGCTGTGGAGGGTGCTGAGGGGGACCCAGTACCCCTGGCAGAAAAGTGACAGCCCTGGTCTCAGAGAGGAGGACTGCCATGGGAAAATGTCTCTGGGACACCCCATCAGGGTGGAGACATCCCCAACCCTCAGGCATCACCCACAGAGATGGGGAGGCCACCGAGGGCTCTCCACGGAGATGGACTGGCACTTAGGGACCATCGCAGACCTATCACCGCAGTGACTTCTATAGAGACAGAGCCTGGTCATCAGGTAGAACCCACCCCAGGTGCTCCCCCAGGAGGACGGTGAGGGGCACCGCGGTGGCGGGGCCCAGAGGCGGCAGTCCGTCCTCTCAGGTGCAGATGAGTGGCGGCCCTTAGCTGACGCGGTACGTGGACGTGTTCTTGGGCTCCGTGCTGGGCACACACCAGTCGCCGGCCTCCTGGATGGTCTGGTAGTGGCGCCAGGCTGACTTGTTGTAGACAGGCAGGCGCTCCACCGAGTCCGTGGACAGGGCCTGGGGAGTGCCAGGGTCAGCCCCTCCTACCTCCTTGTGCCTTGTCCACTCCTCAGCAGACCACCCCACCCTAGCTCAGCGGCAGCCCAGCTGCCAGACACGGGGGCCTGCAAAGACCCACGAAAGGGTGGTCTCTCCTGTGTCCCCCTCCTGCCCATTCAAGAAAGCAGCTCCctctgagggaggagagggaggaggctgggctgtgtgaccctgagcaagtcacCGACCCCGGGCCTCAGTCTTCTCTCCTCTGAGCTGAATGGCAAGATCTAGGGTGTCCCCTTCCTTCTGGGTCTAACAAGTCAAGGGTTCCCAGCACAGGGGTCTTAATCATAGACCACAGACTCCCCTAAATTCCCTGAGAAGCTGTGCATGTCTGGGGGTTGAGGGTTCTTCAGGTTGAGGAACTGTAGCATTGCTTGGATTCTCAGAGTCTGGGGCCAGGGAAGGACTGGGGGAGTGGAAAGGAAGGCTCGCAGCTGGCCAAGACTGCCCAGGTCCCAGCAGCAAACCTCTTCTCCAGCTGGGCTCTGCAGGAAGGGCCCTCACCTTGAGATAGATGACAGCATCGGTCCCAAAGCCTTCCATGGAGAAGAGCTGCAGGTCTCCCTGGAAGTACTTGGCGTAGAGTCGGGAAATGGGGAGCCCGTAACCAAAACCAGCCTGCAGCGGGGCAGGAAGGCAGTGAGGATGAGGAGGCTGGCAGGGGCCTCCTGGAGCTGCAGGGACTGACGCAGGGAGGGAAGGGTATGGAGCTGGAGTCACACGGCGGGGGTCCCAGagctggagtggggaggggacaTGCAGGAGGGGACACTGAGGCAAGAAGTGGGTGTGGGGTGAATGAGGGAATCATGAATATGGGAGGGAGGCTTGGGCAGGGAGAGGAGTTCTGCTTAAGGGCCAGGAGGTCAGAGCAGGCCCCATGGCTCCTTTGAGTCTCAAGTTCTCTAACAGGGAGGTGCTGACAAGTTGGACAACACTTGAGAAAGGTAGAAATTGGGGGTTTGGGAGCCACAGAGAAGAGGGAAGATGGGGGAAAGGTGACAGAGAGACATCTGACACAGGTGAGATGTGTGCAGACTGGGGAGATGCGGGAGGCGCGGGGCCCAGATTCAAGACAGGTGACTGTCATAGATGGCCACACAGGAGCTGAGTGAGCAGGGGAAGTGAGTGAGGAGGAGAGAAGCCTCCctcaggaggtgggaggggctggggtgaaGCCATCTCACCAACGGCGTCCCCCCGGTGCCAGGCTGGGGGGTGGGTGCTGTTGAGTACATGTAGCTGAAGAGTCGCTCAATCTTCCTCAAGGGAACACCCCCACCTCGGTCACTCATCTGGGAGAGAGGGGACGTGTCAGGGATTCTCTATAGCTCAGTTCCCCCACCCTGCCCGGTACCCTGACCTTCTCATGGTCTTCCCCACCCCCAAGATCTGCCCACCATGTAGGAGAAAAGGAGAGCCCATCTCCTGGCAGGAGAGAAGCCCCCACTACTGCTCCCTGGTCCCCAAGGTCAAAGGGTCACATACCTTGATGGACAGATCTTCCTCACCCAAGGCCACCATGACCTTGATGGGTGGGAGAATGAGGCTGGACTCATGGCTTTCCACAGTCGCCCGCATGGCATTCTGCGGAGGGGCAGAGGTAAGAGAAGCATGGGAGAAGCCAGCCCTACCCACGCTCCCCACAAAGCACCAGCTCCCAGCCTCCTCACCTTGAAGAGCTCAAAGAGCATGTGGTAGAGGTGGGAGGGGACGTAGACCATGTGAATCGGCTGTTTGGAGTTGGCTGCTGCAGGGCAAGTCAAGAACAAGGGTCAGGAAACTGTCAGGAGGTCACCACTCAACCACCTTACCCAAAGGAGGCACCCCTCCCACAAGGTTCTGAGTACATGGCTACCCAGCAAGAGACTAAATCCCCAGCCTCCCTTGAGCTGCGGTAGCCGGTGACTCATGGAAGTGATGCATTCAATTCTTGGGCCCTGCTTTCCACACCCTTGTTCTCTTCCTCCAGGCTAGAATTGAATCGGGGTGGGGAGCCAGCCCTGACCTCCCCAGCTAGAGGCTGGCGAGAGGGAAACCTCCCTCTTAAGTAAGCCACTGGTATTGGGGTTCTAGGAAAGCAGCCAAGCTGATACACCATCTAACAtgcccctcctccccatccctgtTGAGTTACcccattttatttccttcctgtcACTCGTCATGATCTGAGATGGTCTCGTTTATTTACTTGTTAATTGGCTGAAGGCCCCATTTCCCAGTCTTCACAGCACCAAAAAATGTAAGCTGCATGAGAACGGTGACCATTTCTGTCTTGCttactctttca is part of the Chlorocebus sabaeus isolate Y175 chromosome 16, mChlSab1.0.hap1, whole genome shotgun sequence genome and encodes:
- the PDK2 gene encoding pyruvate dehydrogenase kinase, isozyme 2 isoform X2; the protein is MKEINLLPDRVLSTPSVQLVQSWYVQSLLDIMEFLDKDPEDHRTLSQFTDALVTIRNRHNDVVPTMAQGVLEYKDTYGDDPVSNQNIQYFLDRFYLSRISIRMLINQHTLIFDGSTNPAHPKHIGSIDPNCNVSEVVKDAYDMAKLLCDKYYMASPDLEIQEINAANSKQPIHMVYVPSHLYHMLFELFKNAMRATVESHESSLILPPIKVMVALGEEDLSIKMSDRGGGVPLRKIERLFSYMYSTAPTPQPGTGGTPLAGFGYGLPISRLYAKYFQGDLQLFSMEGFGTDAVIYLKALSTDSVERLPVYNKSAWRHYQTIQEAGDWCVPSTEPKNTSTYRVS